The nucleotide window CCACCCGAAACGGCACCTGCCAATCGGCTAGGAGGGCGGCTGAGGTGCGATCGCGGACACTGACGCCTGTACATCCCTGAAAACATTGTCGTGCCATCCAGCGCGTCAGAGGGCGCTGCAACGGACCAATTCCCTGCGCCCAGGCAATAGTTTTTAAGCCCCGCTGTTGAGCTAATCCCATTAAACCACTGTAGTAAACTGGACTCATGGCACTGGTGGCGTCTTGGATTAAACTGCCACCTCCCCAGATAAAACTATCGGCTTGGTTAAAGGCTTGCAAGACACGGAACGCCGAGGTGCGATCGCAGGTTTCTACCCCATAGCGTTTACGTGTTTGGTTCGGATTACCTGAAAGCACCAGTGGTGTTATCGATTTAGGCAGCATTTGCAGCAACGACGCCAGCAACGCCTCATCACCCCCATTGCCCTTGCCATAATATCCGCATACTATTGCCCGTTTCTGCCCCATGCCCTGATTAATGATCGGTGTTTGGTATCGTATCAGTTTAGGACAATCCGCGATCGCTGTGTCAAAGGCATAAGGCAGACGGTTCTCAGAAAAATCCTTGTTGTGTGAGCATCTTGCTCACTACCTATACTCAATTTAAATGCATGACAGCTTATCGAGTTATCCATGAATCCTAACTTAATTCTGCCCGTCGGTACGCAAGTTGTCAGTCGTGTCGAGGTAAAAAATTCTGCCAATGAACCCTTATGTGTACGCGGTGCGGTTGGTGTTATCGTCAAATCACCCACCGATAATTCCCATGCGTATCTTATCCGTTTGCCAAACAACGTTGAAATCACCCTAAATCGACAGGAATTTAGTATCCGCAAGCATTTTCAAAACGAAGGATTACAGCAAGCCGCCGATAGCCTGAGTGATTACAATTTATACGAGTATGTCATCTATCGTTGTATTGTCGGGTCTAGGGCGTTTGGTTTAGATCAGGAAACCTCAGATATTGACCGTCGTGGGATTTACTTACCGCCTGCTGACGTTCACTGGTCACTTTACGGCATTCCCGAACAATTAGAAAATAAAGAAAACCAGGAATGTTATTGGGAACTCCAAAAGTTTTTAATCTTAGCGCTTAAAGCCAATCCCAATGTTTTAGAATGCTTGTATACTCCCTTAGTCGAGACAGCAACCCCCATCGCCAAAAACTTGCTAAACCAGCGAGAAATGTTTCTGTCGCAATTAGTCTATCAAACCTATAACGGTTATGCAATGTCCCAATTCAAAAAAATGGAGCAAGATCTCCGCACCAAAGGAAAAATTCGCTTAAAACACGCCATGCATCTGATCCGGTTGTTATTATCAGGGATTACCATCCTCAAAGACGGC belongs to Coleofasciculus chthonoplastes PCC 7420 and includes:
- a CDS encoding nucleotidyltransferase domain-containing protein; amino-acid sequence: MNPNLILPVGTQVVSRVEVKNSANEPLCVRGAVGVIVKSPTDNSHAYLIRLPNNVEITLNRQEFSIRKHFQNEGLQQAADSLSDYNLYEYVIYRCIVGSRAFGLDQETSDIDRRGIYLPPADVHWSLYGIPEQLENKENQECYWELQKFLILALKANPNVLECLYTPLVETATPIAKNLLNQREMFLSQLVYQTYNGYAMSQFKKMEQDLRTKGKIRLKHAMHLIRLLLSGITILKDGFVPVKVEDYRQQLLAIRQGDMAWDEVNAWRLSLHHQFDQALKNTSLPERPDYEKANTFLIKARRNRSSLCL